The proteins below come from a single Pristiophorus japonicus isolate sPriJap1 chromosome 18, sPriJap1.hap1, whole genome shotgun sequence genomic window:
- the LOC139229070 gene encoding lysophosphatidic acid receptor 6, with protein sequence MNSSRGFPSDLNCNYEAQFQYYLFPVVYSIVFVLGLIGNVSALCLLIKKRKRASPSYVYITNLAVVDIIYICTLPFRIYYHVRKNDWPFGDITCRITGTLYFANIYISVAFLSLICMDRYIAVVYPRKYIRMRNSNCSIVTSAAVWVLALAIMLPLVFGGSLNTTFKNNTTACFENFDPNTWSKRMAAYNILAFLFGFVIPFTTIMIFYPLAARKIAQLKCSVYRDKALTMIWVILVISVVCFVPYHVTHLLHFLARLDVIRNCAFSNFLYKTRRVTMALVSFNCCLDPLIYYFTTAYFRLNFDRRKRLRQQVYSIAWHRTGS encoded by the coding sequence ATGAACAGCTCACGAGGGTTTCCCTCAGACTTGAACTGCAATTATGAGGCTCAGTTCCAGTACTATTTATTCCCGGTGGTCTACAGCATTGTGTTTGTTCTGGGCTTGATTGGAAATGTCTCTGCCTTGTGTCTACTTATCAAGAAAAGGAAGCGAGCCTCCCCATCCTACGTGTACATCACAAACCTGGCTGTGGTCGACATCATTTACATTTGCACCTTGCCCTTTCGCATCTACTACCATGTCAGAAAGAACGACTGGCCCTTCGGGGACATCACCTGCCGGATCACGGGGACCCTCTACTTTGCCAACATATACATCAGTGTCGCTTTCCTCAGCCTCATCTGCATGGACCGTTACATCGCGGTGGTCTACCCAAGGAAGTACATCAGGATGAGAAACTCAAATTGCTCGATTGTGACCTCTGCTGCGGTGTGGGTGCTTGCCCTGGCCATCATGCTCCCACTGGTCTTTGGCGGTTCCCTGAACACCACCTTCAAAAACAACACCACAGCGTGCTTTGAGAACTTTGACCCCAACACCTGGAGCAAGCGGATGGCAGCGTACAACATTTTGGCGTTCTTGTTCGGTTTCGTCATCCCATTTACCACCATCATGATATTTTACCCATTGGCAGCCAGGAAAATAGCCCAGCTTAAATGCAGCGTTTACAGGGACAAGGCCTTGACGATGATCTGGGTCATCTTGGTGATCTCGGTTGTCTGTTTTGTCCCCTACCATGTCACCCATTTACTCCATTTCCTCGCTCGCTTGGACGTTATTCGAAACTGTGCTTTCAGCAACTTTCTCTACAAGACCCGGCGAGTTACCATGGCGTTGGTCAGCTTCAACTGCTGCCTTGACCCCCTGATATATTACTTTACAACTGCTTATTTTAGGTTGAATTTTGATAGAAGAAAGAGATTGCGTCAACAGGTTTACAGCATTGCCTGGCACAGGACTGGAAGTTGA